In the Kaistella sp. 97-N-M2 genome, one interval contains:
- a CDS encoding LytTR family DNA-binding domain-containing protein encodes MIKTLIIEDEKPAARKLERLISLFPDLELVATLNSVEEGVDWFQNNPHPDLIFSDIVLGDGLSFDIFEKIPTKSFMIYTTAFDQYTLKAFKLNSIDYLLKPIMEEDLEKAINKFKSFLPSDSAYNTMEIKSLIKEEKQKLSRILVKIGYNLKIVQTAEVSCFYSESKIVYLQTKERNYPTDFTLDELQEVLDEKTFFRVNRQFMINSNFIRNIHTSPYYKVEMEFQPEEEITVSRDRVKDFKEWLSR; translated from the coding sequence ATGATAAAAACCCTCATCATCGAAGATGAAAAACCCGCCGCCCGGAAACTCGAGCGCCTAATAAGCTTATTTCCTGATTTAGAATTGGTTGCAACACTAAATTCTGTGGAAGAAGGCGTGGACTGGTTTCAAAATAATCCGCATCCGGATTTGATATTTTCCGATATTGTTTTGGGCGATGGTTTGTCCTTCGACATTTTCGAAAAAATTCCGACGAAAAGCTTCATGATCTACACAACGGCGTTTGATCAGTATACTTTAAAGGCTTTTAAACTTAATTCCATCGATTATCTTTTGAAACCGATTATGGAAGAAGATCTGGAAAAAGCCATCAATAAATTTAAAAGTTTCCTGCCCTCGGATTCCGCTTACAATACCATGGAAATCAAATCGTTAATTAAAGAAGAGAAACAGAAGTTATCGCGGATTCTGGTTAAGATCGGCTATAATCTAAAAATCGTTCAAACCGCGGAGGTTTCCTGTTTTTACAGCGAAAGCAAAATCGTTTATCTGCAGACAAAAGAAAGAAATTATCCGACCGATTTTACGTTGGATGAACTTCAGGAAGTTTTAGATGAGAAAACATTTTTCCGCGTGAACCGGCAGTTTATGATCAATTCAAATTTCATCCGGAACATCCACACTTCGCCGTATTATAAAGTGGAGATGGAATTTCAGCCGGAAGAAGAAATCACGGTGAGCCGCGATCGCGTGAAGGATTTTAAGGAGTGGTTGTCCAGATAG
- a CDS encoding 2TM domain-containing protein codes for MENFNENDLKYLKAKERVKKIKGFYIHATVFVMVNLFIIAGNVQSGETLSNMDNYWTAIFWGAGLLVHAATVFLPDAYLGKDWEERKTKELMDKYR; via the coding sequence ATGGAAAATTTTAACGAAAACGACCTTAAATACCTCAAAGCGAAGGAACGTGTAAAAAAGATCAAAGGTTTTTACATTCACGCCACCGTTTTTGTGATGGTGAATTTATTTATCATCGCCGGAAACGTGCAGTCAGGCGAAACCCTGTCGAATATGGACAATTACTGGACGGCGATTTTCTGGGGCGCCGGTCTTCTTGTGCACGCCGCAACCGTTTTTCTGCCCGATGCTTATCTCGGCAAAGATTGGGAAGAAAGAAAAACGAAAGAGTTAATGGACAAATACCGTTAA
- a CDS encoding 2TM domain-containing protein, with the protein MDFKDFRKRLPTMLGISFATGVFFFTFFTEDQSFKNLLISFAVSFLYSFVFVFGNYYTNGYLNSKYSWIDDTRTRMILGVVATLFVNVFLVFVCNYINFIVLQKNDPAQFFSGSMGFVNWLIINVALLISAIMHAKGFVEEWKKATNREVVEQKLIAKSANAQFESLKNQLDPHFLFNSLNVLSSLIDENPTQAQRFTASMSKIYRYVLEQKDKELVTVEEEIEFAKIYCDLLKTRFEDSVSFEFKVNESDLKFFVVPLALQLLLENCIKHNFATSSKPLNIKIYSENGYLFIENNLQHREQVKESAGIGLSNIVQRYSILTKQNVFIEKSSDFFRVKIPILTQKTSAMTTQPSQESVAYQRASKRVKELKGFYGNLTSYCLVIPFLIFVNLWTAPQYHWFWWPILGWGIGLASHALQVFGIGRNWEEKQIRKILDKENSKP; encoded by the coding sequence ATGGATTTTAAAGATTTCCGAAAAAGACTGCCGACAATGCTGGGGATTTCCTTTGCAACCGGTGTTTTCTTCTTTACTTTTTTTACGGAAGATCAAAGTTTTAAAAATCTTTTAATCAGTTTTGCCGTCTCCTTTTTGTATTCTTTTGTTTTCGTTTTTGGAAATTATTATACGAACGGTTACTTGAATTCCAAATATTCCTGGATCGACGATACGAGAACGCGGATGATTTTAGGCGTGGTGGCGACGCTTTTTGTGAATGTATTTTTGGTTTTTGTCTGCAATTACATCAATTTTATTGTGCTGCAAAAAAACGATCCTGCGCAGTTTTTTAGCGGATCCATGGGCTTTGTCAACTGGCTGATCATCAATGTTGCCCTTTTGATCTCAGCCATTATGCACGCTAAAGGTTTTGTTGAGGAATGGAAAAAGGCCACCAATAGGGAAGTCGTTGAACAGAAACTTATCGCGAAGTCGGCGAACGCGCAGTTTGAAAGTTTAAAAAATCAGCTCGATCCGCACTTTCTTTTTAATTCTTTGAATGTGTTGAGTTCTTTAATCGACGAAAATCCCACGCAGGCACAACGTTTCACGGCTTCCATGTCGAAGATTTACCGCTACGTGCTGGAACAGAAAGACAAGGAACTCGTCACCGTAGAAGAAGAGATCGAATTTGCAAAAATCTACTGTGACCTTTTAAAAACGCGTTTCGAAGACAGCGTCAGTTTTGAATTTAAAGTGAATGAAAGCGATCTTAAATTCTTCGTGGTGCCTTTGGCGCTGCAGCTCTTGCTGGAAAACTGCATCAAACATAATTTTGCTACGTCCAGCAAACCGCTGAACATTAAAATTTATTCGGAGAACGGGTATCTTTTTATTGAAAATAATCTGCAGCACCGCGAACAGGTAAAAGAAAGCGCCGGGATCGGCCTTTCCAACATCGTTCAGCGGTATTCGATCTTAACCAAACAAAATGTTTTCATCGAGAAATCCAGCGATTTTTTCCGCGTGAAAATACCCATATTAACCCAAAAAACAAGTGCAATGACCACACAACCTTCCCAAGAATCGGTGGCCTATCAAAGAGCCTCCAAAAGAGTGAAAGAACTGAAAGGTTTCTACGGAAATCTAACTTCCTACTGCCTCGTCATTCCGTTTTTAATCTTCGTCAACCTCTGGACCGCGCCGCAATATCACTGGTTTTGGTGGCCGATCCTGGGGTGGGGAATCGGTTTGGCTTCGCATGCCTTACAGGTTTTCGGCATCGGCAGAAACTGGGAAGAAAAACAAATCCGGAAAATTTTAGACAAAGAAAATTCAAAACCCTGA
- a CDS encoding isoprenylcysteine carboxylmethyltransferase family protein encodes MDIVTNIITFLWGLSEVFLLLKMRSGDADEKGKDKRTLSYLWLVIGFSIFFGIFTAKSSSFPFYTGNFLKILGLVLLISGVVLRLLVVYNLGKYFTVDVTIKKDHQLKTDGFYKYVRHPSYAFSLLTFVGLALVLNNYISAAMLLVPVFFMFIYRITVEEKALKEKFGAAYTDYMKKTKRLLPFIY; translated from the coding sequence ATGGACATCGTAACCAATATCATCACCTTTCTTTGGGGACTTTCGGAAGTATTTCTGCTCCTCAAAATGAGATCGGGTGACGCGGACGAAAAAGGGAAAGATAAGAGAACGCTTTCCTATTTATGGCTCGTTATCGGCTTCAGTATTTTTTTCGGAATCTTTACTGCAAAATCTTCCAGCTTTCCTTTCTATACGGGAAATTTTCTGAAAATACTAGGTTTAGTTTTGCTTATCTCCGGCGTAGTTCTCCGGCTGCTGGTCGTTTACAACCTGGGAAAATATTTTACGGTGGATGTCACCATCAAAAAAGATCATCAGTTAAAAACCGACGGATTTTACAAGTATGTGCGACATCCGTCGTACGCCTTTTCGTTGCTGACGTTTGTCGGCCTGGCGCTGGTGCTGAACAACTATATATCTGCCGCGATGCTGCTGGTGCCTGTATTTTTCATGTTTATTTACCGCATTACAGTTGAAGAGAAAGCCTTAAAGGAAAAGTTCGGCGCAGCATACACGGATTACATGAAAAAAACGAAACGTCTTCTGCCTTTTATTTATTAA
- a CDS encoding 2TM domain-containing protein: METYNFTQEEKYAAAQKRVKYIKGFYVHATIYLAVNLIIIAGNSIDNADSLLMLNPYMTAVFWGIGLFAHGLSVFGKNLLFGPDWEEKEIQKILRK, translated from the coding sequence ATGGAAACGTACAATTTTACCCAGGAAGAAAAATACGCAGCGGCTCAAAAAAGAGTAAAATACATCAAAGGATTTTATGTTCACGCGACCATTTATTTGGCGGTGAACTTAATCATCATCGCCGGAAACTCCATCGACAATGCAGATTCCTTATTAATGCTTAACCCTTACATGACGGCGGTTTTCTGGGGAATCGGACTTTTCGCACACGGACTTTCTGTGTTTGGAAAAAACCTTTTGTTTGGTCCGGACTGGGAAGAAAAAGAAATTCAGAAAATCCTGCGCAAGTAG
- a CDS encoding diphthine--ammonia ligase → MKKAVFNWSGGKDSALALQKVLDEKEFEVIALLTNMREETSKSSMHSIPLEILERQAESIGIPLYAVASSTMLKNYEEKMAEAVNHFKEQGVKHFIFGDIFLSDVKAYRESKLQPLGIEVVEPLGEKTSQEVIEEFLRSGIKSKIIVTQADLLDETYIGKDLDQNLIDSFPENIDLCGENGEYHTLCYAGGLFKKEVEFSITETIKTSFDFTLDTGEKKTFEYWQAEFEL, encoded by the coding sequence ATGAAAAAAGCAGTATTCAACTGGAGCGGCGGGAAAGATTCCGCTTTAGCCCTCCAGAAAGTTCTGGACGAAAAAGAATTTGAGGTCATTGCACTTTTGACCAATATGAGAGAAGAAACCTCGAAATCTTCGATGCATTCTATTCCTTTAGAAATTTTAGAAAGACAGGCTGAAAGTATTGGCATCCCTTTATACGCGGTCGCCTCTTCTACGATGTTAAAAAATTACGAGGAGAAAATGGCTGAAGCAGTCAATCATTTTAAAGAACAAGGCGTTAAGCATTTTATCTTTGGCGATATCTTTTTATCCGACGTAAAAGCGTATCGGGAAAGCAAACTTCAGCCTTTGGGAATTGAAGTGGTGGAACCGCTTGGGGAAAAAACCTCTCAGGAAGTTATTGAAGAATTTTTACGATCAGGAATCAAGTCAAAAATCATCGTTACGCAAGCCGATCTATTAGACGAAACTTATATTGGAAAAGATTTAGACCAAAATTTGATCGACTCATTTCCGGAGAACATCGATCTCTGCGGAGAAAACGGCGAGTATCATACTTTATGTTATGCCGGCGGTTTATTCAAAAAGGAAGTTGAGTTTTCAATTACCGAAACCATTAAAACCTCATTTGATTTTACTTTAGATACAGGAGAAAAAAAGACTTTTGAATATTGGCAGGCAGAATTTGAGCTGTAG